A genomic stretch from Spiroplasma endosymbiont of Clivina fossor includes:
- the trxA gene encoding thioredoxin, translated as MVIKTDVSKFDQVIKSGKVIVDFYADWCGPCKMLAPIFEQLSDEMKEVSFVKVDIDESQELAQRFDISSIPTLLIFDAGQLKRTLNGYKSKEELKTALS; from the coding sequence ATGGTTATTAAAACAGATGTAAGTAAGTTTGATCAAGTTATTAAATCTGGTAAGGTTATTGTTGATTTTTATGCGGATTGATGTGGACCTTGTAAAATGTTAGCACCAATTTTTGAACAATTATCTGATGAAATGAAAGAAGTTTCTTTTGTTAAAGTTGATATTGATGAATCGCAAGAATTGGCACAAAGATTTGATATCAGTTCAATTCCGACATTATTAATTTTTGATGCTGGTCAATTAAAAAGAACTTTAAATGGTTATAAGTCCAAAGAAGAATTAAAAACGGCTTTAAGTTAA
- a CDS encoding helix-turn-helix domain-containing protein has product MKFKKNNQISDKNFLKLTGIKHTTFNKMLEILKIEELKKRFRRGRTNKLSLENRILMTLEYWREYRTYFHIAKSYDISESSCYRNIKWIEDTLIKHPNFQQLTGQKSLLKDYFKDKTVIIDVTESQIQRPKKDKNSTTQEKRKNTQ; this is encoded by the coding sequence ATGAAATTTAAAAAAAATAATCAAATAAGTGATAAAAATTTTTTAAAATTAACTGGTATTAAACATACTACTTTTAATAAAATGCTAGAAATTTTAAAAATAGAAGAATTAAAAAAAAGATTTCGTCGCGGAAGAACCAATAAATTATCATTAGAAAATCGTATTTTAATGACTTTAGAATATTGAAGAGAATATAGAACTTATTTTCATATTGCAAAAAGTTATGATATTAGTGAAAGTAGTTGTTATAGAAATATCAAATGAATTGAAGACACTTTAATAAAACACCCTAATTTTCAACAACTTACTGGTCAAAAATCACTATTAAAAGATTATTTCAAAGATAAGACTGTTATAATTGATGTAACTGAAAGCCAAATCCAACGCCCAAAAAAAGACAAAAACAGCACTACTCAGGAAAAAAGAAAAAACACACAATAA
- a CDS encoding IS1/IS1595 family N-terminal zinc-binding domain-containing protein: MEKIIQELVNTLTDDQFLEFYEKVKQQAELIKKQKRLNEIDQKFRAQGIKCPKCESYHCVKNGHNSEGKQKYLCKNCRASFDAFRNHFIY, translated from the coding sequence ATGGAAAAAATAATTCAAGAACTAGTAAATACTTTAACAGATGATCAATTTTTAGAATTTTATGAAAAAGTCAAACAACAAGCAGAATTAATAAAAAAACAAAAACGGTTAAATGAAATTGATCAAAAATTTAGAGCGCAAGGTATTAAATGCCCTAAATGTGAATCTTACCATTGCGTTAAAAATGGACATAATTCAGAAGGGAAACAAAAATATTTATGTAAAAATTGCCGTGCAAGTTTTGACGCTTTTCGTAATCATTTTATTTATTAG
- a CDS encoding Cof-type HAD-IIB family hydrolase translates to MKIKIIFIDIDGTLFNDNHCLTEFNKEMCITAQKQGIIVVINTGRITTNAISIAKQINAHKFKSFVVANNGVHIYSFKDKKLIFNGNINNDFAKTVYRWVDNKGFKCQFYTEDGSFVNRLGENSSYWADVMQAKYTVLNDIDDLNSDIARIVIIAKTITSQVASQELINEFNEKFSHLDIKEYHPGIYEITLPKMSKGYGVKYICDLLGISASEAMAFGDSYNDQWLMQAVGHPVAMDNSVEIIKKLSNYICQSNNENGVGNMIRKHILK, encoded by the coding sequence ATGAAAATAAAAATAATTTTTATTGATATTGATGGGACTTTGTTTAATGATAATCATTGTCTAACTGAATTTAATAAGGAAATGTGTATTACAGCTCAAAAGCAAGGTATTATTGTTGTTATTAACACAGGAAGAATTACTACTAATGCTATTAGTATTGCTAAACAAATTAATGCTCATAAATTTAAAAGTTTTGTTGTTGCTAATAATGGTGTTCATATTTATTCATTTAAAGATAAAAAATTAATTTTTAATGGAAATATTAATAATGATTTTGCTAAAACGGTTTATCGTTGAGTTGATAATAAAGGTTTTAAATGTCAATTTTATACTGAAGATGGTTCTTTTGTTAATCGCCTTGGAGAAAATTCTAGTTATTGAGCTGATGTTATGCAAGCAAAATATACAGTATTGAATGATATTGATGATTTGAATAGTGATATTGCTCGGATTGTAATTATTGCTAAAACTATTACTAGTCAAGTTGCTTCTCAGGAATTAATTAATGAATTTAATGAAAAATTTTCGCATTTAGATATTAAAGAATATCATCCAGGAATATATGAAATAACATTGCCAAAAATGAGTAAAGGTTATGGTGTTAAATATATTTGTGATTTATTAGGAATTAGTGCTAGTGAAGCAATGGCGTTTGGTGATTCATATAATGATCAATGATTAATGCAAGCAGTCGGTCATCCAGTGGCAATGGATAATTCAGTTGAGATTATTAAAAAATTATCTAATTATATTTGTCAAAGTAATAATGAAAATGGTGTTGGTAATATGATTCGTAAACACATTTTGAAGTAA
- a CDS encoding transposase, with amino-acid sequence MKSKQLENTQLKFKKLSGKIQIDETFIKEIHKGNFKYKTDPRRIHLDPFATNTKCCIQMAIDNNNNIYVKSTNTKRLQKQWVIENMNKELINENSIITSDMQKLYFLVAKQTNSTLCVTKTTINPEASYRNLNKISKLQSSLKEALIHYHGLGFTNIQNYLNLWKWKYQHKGLTPNQQTAVLYFNV; translated from the coding sequence ATGAAATCAAAACAATTAGAAAATACCCAATTAAAATTTAAAAAATTATCTGGTAAAATCCAAATCGATGAAACATTTATTAAAGAAATCCATAAAGGAAATTTCAAATATAAAACTGATCCACGAAGAATTCACCTTGACCCATTCGCAACTAATACTAAATGCTGTATTCAAATGGCAATTGATAATAATAACAATATTTATGTTAAATCCACAAACACCAAACGTTTACAAAAACAATGAGTTATTGAAAATATGAACAAAGAATTAATTAACGAAAATTCAATTATTACTTCTGATATGCAAAAATTATATTTTTTAGTAGCAAAACAAACAAATTCTACTTTATGTGTAACTAAAACAACAATTAATCCTGAAGCTAGTTATCGTAACTTAAATAAAATCAGTAAATTACAATCTAGTCTTAAAGAAGCCTTAATTCATTATCATGGTTTAGGTTTTACTAATATTCAAAATTATTTAAATCTCTGAAAATGAAAATACCAACATAAGGGTTTAACTCCAAACCAACAAACAGCGGTATTATATTTTAATGTATAA
- a CDS encoding transposase family protein gives MKTQVIIEKDSKKIISSDFSYGKNHDFKILKDSKIKFLPETTVLVDLGYQGIQKINHNVLIPKRKSKKNPLNKEEKQNNERISKMRIVIENVFAILKKFKIISEKYRNRRKRFALRFNLIASIYNLQLLV, from the coding sequence ATAAAAACACAAGTTATAATTGAAAAAGATAGTAAAAAAATTATTAGTTCTGATTTTTCTTATGGTAAAAACCATGACTTTAAAATTTTAAAAGATTCAAAAATTAAATTTTTACCAGAAACAACTGTTTTAGTGGATTTAGGTTATCAAGGCATACAAAAAATTAATCATAATGTTTTAATTCCTAAAAGAAAATCAAAGAAAAACCCTTTAAATAAAGAAGAAAAGCAAAATAATGAGCGAATTTCAAAAATGAGAATTGTTATTGAAAATGTTTTTGCTATACTTAAAAAATTTAAAATTATTAGTGAAAAATATCGAAATCGTAGAAAAAGATTTGCTTTAAGATTTAATTTAATAGCTTCAATTTATAATTTACAACTATTAGTTTAA
- a CDS encoding HU family DNA-binding protein, whose protein sequence is MKKPSIKDKVADFIVEEYKKYGITKSKANDIFDNIINILTEEIQSAERTPISGFGIFKTKERKAREGRNPQTGEKISIPARTVVSFSPSTTLKEKVNTNS, encoded by the coding sequence ATGAAAAAACCATCAATTAAAGACAAAGTAGCTGATTTTATCGTCGAAGAGTATAAAAAATATGGGATTACAAAAAGTAAAGCTAATGATATTTTTGACAATATTATTAATATTTTAACCGAAGAAATTCAGAGTGCTGAGAGAACACCTATTTCAGGTTTTGGTATTTTTAAAACTAAAGAAAGAAAAGCTCGTGAAGGAAGAAATCCGCAAACAGGAGAAAAAATCTCTATTCCTGCAAGAACTGTTGTCAGTTTTAGTCCTTCAACAACTTTAAAAGAAAAAGTTAATACAAATAGTTAA